From candidate division TA06 bacterium, one genomic window encodes:
- the rpsJ gene encoding 30S ribosomal protein S10, whose product MAAQKIRIKLRAYDHAVLDKSVAEIVNTAKQTGAKISGPIPLPTNRTVYTVNRSTHVDKKSREQFERRIHKRLIDIWHSSPQTIDALTKLDLPAGVDIEIKTGL is encoded by the coding sequence GTGGCGGCTCAGAAGATCAGGATAAAACTAAGGGCATACGACCATGCGGTGCTGGACAAATCGGTGGCCGAGATAGTCAATACGGCCAAACAGACCGGGGCCAAGATCTCGGGCCCCATCCCGCTGCCCACCAACCGCACCGTCTATACCGTCAACCGCTCCACCCATGTGGACAAGAAATCGCGGGAGCAGTTCGAGCGGCGGATCCACAAGCGCTTGATAGACATCTGGCACTCGTCTCCTCAGACCATCGACGCCCTAACCAAGCTGGACCTGCCGGCCGGGGTGGATATCGAGATCAAGA